Proteins encoded within one genomic window of Chitinophaga parva:
- a CDS encoding NADP-dependent malic enzyme has protein sequence MAKKLNKQDALDYHALGRPGKIEVIPTKNSKTQWDLSLAYSPGVAEPCKEIARDVENVYKYTAKGNLVAVISNGTAVLGLGNIGPEASKPVMEGKGVLFKIFADIDVFDIEVNATNIDEFVNVVKALEPTFGGINLEDIKSPECFAIEERLRKELKIPIMHDDQHGTAIISAAALLNALDIVKKKIEKVKIVVNGAGAAAMACVRLYVSLGAKPENFIMFDKDGVLNTQRTDLDDVKKIFATTSKVTKLEEALKGADVFVGLSVGNVVTPEMIRSMGKYPIVFAMANPDPEIAYEVAKSARPDIIMATGRTDYPNQVNNVLGFPYIFRGALDVRATQINEAMKLAAVHALADLAKTPVPDIVNMAYNERNLVFGPTYIIPKPLDPRLLATVAPAVAKAAMESGVAQSPITDWQAYQENLNHRLGLDNHLFRVIGSKARKDPRKVVFAEADNIKILKAAQIVNDEGIAYPILLGNESKIRGLMAEHGIEIDDVVIIDPKSDEMQAKRHHFGELFFEKRKRKGLNLYEAKKIMRERNYFGCMLVETGEADALISGLTRKYPDTIRPALQVIGMSPGARRVAGMYIITTKRGPLFLADTTVNFNPTAEELADITLMVAEEVRQFNITPRVAMVSYSNFGSSQTPEAQLVSKAREIVKQKDPTLTCDGEVQAAIAFNQEILKDNYPFSELIGEEVNTLIFPNLSAGNVAYNLLKEVAGFDSIGPILLGMKKPVHILQLGSTVREIVNMVLIAVLDAQTKCCREPEAQDKRNKRK, from the coding sequence ATGGCGAAGAAACTGAATAAACAGGACGCGCTGGACTATCATGCCCTTGGCCGTCCCGGAAAGATTGAGGTGATACCAACGAAGAACAGCAAAACCCAGTGGGACCTTTCCCTGGCGTACTCTCCCGGTGTGGCGGAACCCTGTAAAGAAATTGCCCGCGACGTAGAAAACGTTTATAAATATACTGCCAAAGGCAACCTGGTAGCGGTGATCAGCAACGGTACCGCCGTACTGGGCCTGGGCAATATAGGCCCCGAAGCCAGCAAGCCCGTAATGGAAGGAAAAGGGGTACTGTTCAAGATCTTTGCAGACATTGACGTGTTTGACATCGAGGTGAATGCTACCAACATAGATGAATTTGTGAACGTGGTGAAAGCCCTGGAGCCCACCTTCGGCGGCATTAACCTGGAAGATATCAAAAGTCCCGAGTGCTTTGCCATTGAAGAACGGCTGCGCAAAGAACTGAAGATCCCCATCATGCACGACGACCAGCACGGCACTGCCATCATCTCTGCCGCCGCCCTGCTCAATGCGCTGGATATCGTTAAAAAGAAAATAGAGAAAGTAAAGATCGTGGTGAATGGTGCCGGCGCCGCTGCCATGGCCTGCGTACGCCTCTACGTATCCCTGGGGGCCAAACCCGAAAACTTCATCATGTTTGACAAGGACGGCGTGCTCAATACCCAGCGCACGGACCTGGACGACGTGAAAAAGATATTTGCCACCACTTCCAAAGTCACCAAACTGGAAGAAGCCCTGAAAGGTGCCGACGTATTTGTAGGCCTTTCTGTAGGTAACGTGGTAACCCCGGAAATGATCCGTAGCATGGGCAAGTACCCCATTGTATTTGCCATGGCCAATCCTGATCCGGAGATCGCTTACGAAGTGGCCAAGTCCGCCCGCCCGGACATCATCATGGCCACCGGCCGCACGGATTATCCCAACCAGGTGAACAACGTACTGGGCTTCCCCTACATCTTCCGCGGCGCCCTGGACGTGCGTGCCACCCAGATCAATGAAGCCATGAAACTGGCTGCCGTGCACGCCCTGGCAGACCTGGCCAAGACCCCCGTGCCGGATATCGTGAACATGGCTTACAATGAGCGCAACCTGGTATTTGGCCCCACCTACATTATTCCCAAACCACTGGACCCGCGCCTGCTGGCCACGGTAGCCCCGGCTGTAGCCAAAGCGGCCATGGAGAGCGGCGTGGCACAAAGCCCCATCACAGACTGGCAGGCCTACCAGGAGAATCTTAACCACCGCCTGGGCCTGGACAACCACCTGTTCCGCGTGATCGGTTCCAAAGCCCGTAAAGATCCCCGCAAGGTGGTATTCGCAGAGGCAGATAATATCAAGATCCTCAAAGCCGCGCAGATAGTGAATGATGAAGGCATTGCCTATCCCATCCTGCTGGGCAATGAAAGTAAGATCCGCGGCCTCATGGCAGAACATGGCATTGAGATAGACGACGTAGTGATCATAGATCCCAAAAGCGATGAAATGCAGGCGAAGCGCCACCACTTTGGGGAGCTGTTCTTCGAAAAGCGCAAGCGCAAGGGCCTGAACCTGTATGAAGCCAAAAAGATCATGCGGGAACGCAACTACTTTGGTTGCATGCTGGTGGAAACCGGCGAGGCAGATGCCCTCATCTCCGGCCTTACCCGCAAGTACCCGGATACCATCCGCCCGGCCCTGCAGGTAATAGGCATGAGCCCCGGCGCCCGCCGTGTAGCCGGTATGTACATTATAACCACCAAGCGCGGTCCCCTGTTCCTGGCCGATACTACGGTGAATTTCAATCCCACCGCGGAAGAACTGGCAGACATCACCCTCATGGTGGCAGAAGAAGTGAGGCAGTTCAACATCACGCCCCGCGTGGCCATGGTGTCTTATTCCAACTTTGGCAGCAGCCAGACGCCGGAGGCACAGCTGGTAAGTAAGGCCCGCGAGATCGTAAAACAAAAAGATCCCACCCTTACCTGCGATGGCGAAGTGCAGGCAGCTATTGCCTTTAACCAGGAGATCCTGAAAGACAATTATCCTTTCAGTGAATTGATCGGGGAAGAAGTGAATACGCTGATCTTCCCGAACCTCTCTGCCGGCAATGTGGCCTATAACCTGCTGAAGGAAGTAGCTGGCTTTGACTCTATTGGTCCCATCCTGCTGGGCATGAAAAAGCCCGTGCACATCCTGCAACTGGGCAGCACTGTGCGGGAGATCGTGAACATGGTGCTCATTGCCGTGCTGGATGCACAGACCAAGTGCTGCCGGGAACCGGAAGCACAGGATAAACGCAACAAGCGCAAATAA
- the sucD gene encoding succinate--CoA ligase subunit alpha, with translation MSVLVNKQSKVIVQGFTGTEGTFHATQMIEYGTNVVGGVTPNKGGTSHLDRPVFNTVSDAVAATGANVSIIFVPPAFAADAIMEAAEAGIALVICITEGIPVQDMVKAKHYLQGTQTRLIGPNCPGVISAEEAKVGIMPGFIFKKGRIGIVSKSGTLTYEAADQVVKAGLGVSTAIGIGGDPIIGTPTKEAVELLMNDPETEAIIMIGEIGGSMEAEAARWIKENGTKPVVGFIAGQTAPPGRRMGHAGAIVGGADDTAAAKMKIMAECGITVVESPANIGKTIAEVLKKK, from the coding sequence ATGAGTGTTTTAGTTAATAAGCAAAGCAAAGTGATCGTGCAGGGATTTACCGGTACTGAAGGTACTTTCCATGCCACACAAATGATCGAATACGGTACAAACGTAGTAGGCGGTGTAACCCCCAACAAAGGCGGTACCAGCCACCTGGACCGTCCCGTGTTCAATACCGTGTCTGATGCGGTAGCGGCTACCGGTGCTAATGTATCCATCATTTTTGTGCCCCCGGCATTTGCTGCCGACGCGATCATGGAAGCTGCCGAAGCGGGCATTGCCCTGGTGATCTGCATCACCGAAGGTATTCCCGTACAGGACATGGTGAAAGCTAAGCACTACCTGCAGGGTACCCAAACCCGCCTTATCGGGCCCAACTGTCCTGGTGTGATCTCCGCCGAAGAAGCCAAAGTAGGCATCATGCCCGGCTTTATCTTCAAGAAAGGCCGTATCGGTATCGTATCCAAATCCGGTACCCTCACTTATGAAGCTGCTGACCAGGTGGTGAAAGCCGGCCTGGGCGTGTCTACCGCTATCGGTATTGGTGGAGACCCCATCATCGGTACCCCCACCAAGGAAGCTGTGGAATTGCTGATGAATGATCCCGAAACAGAAGCCATCATCATGATCGGCGAAATTGGTGGCAGCATGGAAGCGGAAGCCGCCCGCTGGATCAAGGAAAACGGTACCAAACCCGTGGTAGGCTTCATTGCCGGCCAGACCGCGCCTCCCGGCCGCCGCATGGGCCACGCCGGTGCCATCGTAGGTGGTGCAGACGATACCGCCGCCGCCAAGATGAAGATCATGGCAGAATGTGGCATTACCGTAGTGGAAAGCCCGGCCAACATCGGCAAGACCATTGCCGAAGTGCTCAAAAAGAAATAG
- a CDS encoding ABC transporter ATP-binding protein, whose amino-acid sequence MIELINIKKGFEDREILRDVSATMESGKVNLIIGASGSGKTVMMKCMVGLMEVDSGHIAYDKKNFTEMDTHQRKELRKQIGMLFQSSALFDSMTVEQNVMFPMDMFSMGTLKEKRQRVMECLDRVNLKDAAKKLPAEISGGMKKRVGIARAIVLKPKYLFCDEPNSGLDPQTSLVIDQLIKELTHENNMTTVINTHDMNTVMESGDHIVYMYQGQKQWEGSNKDIIFSKDQQLNDFIFASEFLREAKEMRQMEIFQHKDWRDQLKK is encoded by the coding sequence ATGATAGAACTTATCAACATAAAAAAAGGTTTTGAGGATCGCGAGATCCTGCGCGACGTATCGGCCACCATGGAATCCGGTAAGGTAAACCTCATCATCGGCGCCAGCGGCAGCGGCAAAACGGTGATGATGAAATGCATGGTGGGCCTCATGGAGGTGGATAGCGGCCACATTGCCTACGATAAAAAGAACTTCACGGAGATGGATACCCACCAGCGCAAGGAACTGCGCAAGCAGATCGGGATGCTGTTCCAGAGCTCCGCTTTGTTTGACAGTATGACAGTGGAGCAGAACGTGATGTTTCCCATGGACATGTTCAGCATGGGCACCCTCAAAGAGAAAAGGCAGCGTGTCATGGAGTGCCTGGACCGTGTGAACCTGAAGGATGCGGCCAAAAAGCTGCCGGCAGAGATCTCCGGTGGTATGAAAAAAAGGGTAGGCATTGCCCGGGCCATTGTGCTGAAGCCCAAATATCTTTTCTGTGACGAGCCCAATTCCGGCCTGGACCCCCAGACCTCCCTGGTGATAGACCAGCTGATCAAGGAACTGACCCACGAAAACAACATGACCACGGTGATCAACACCCACGATATGAACACCGTAATGGAAAGCGGGGACCACATCGTGTACATGTACCAGGGCCAGAAACAGTGGGAGGGAAGCAACAAGGACATCATTTTCAGCAAAGACCAGCAGCTGAATGACTTTATTTTTGCCTCCGAATTTCTCCGCGAAGCCAAGGAAATGCGGCAGATGGAGATCTTCCAGCACAAGGATTGGCGCGACCAGCTAAAGAAGTAG
- a CDS encoding MlaE family ABC transporter permease: MEFKFFYLFGQYLLMLKGMFTKPENIRMYWKEFMNQCEDIGIGSLGIVVIISIFMGGVTTLQTAYQLVSNLIPKSTIAQVVRDTIVLEFAPTLTCIVLAGVIGSKIASELGNMRVSEQIDAIEIMGINTKGYLILPKLAAGLLMIPCLVIIAGFLGIWGGKTAGLASGIISNDEYWRGLRQEFKPYNVFFALTKSYAFAFIITSIPSFYGYNVSGGALEIGKASTRAVVVSCILILIADYGLSALLLSNG, from the coding sequence ATGGAGTTTAAATTTTTCTACCTCTTTGGCCAGTACCTGCTCATGCTCAAAGGCATGTTCACCAAGCCGGAGAACATCCGGATGTACTGGAAGGAATTTATGAATCAATGTGAAGACATCGGTATTGGTTCGCTGGGCATCGTAGTGATCATTTCCATCTTCATGGGGGGCGTTACCACGTTGCAAACCGCCTACCAGCTGGTCAGTAACCTCATTCCAAAGTCCACCATTGCACAGGTGGTGCGCGATACCATTGTACTGGAATTTGCACCCACCCTTACCTGTATTGTACTGGCAGGGGTTATCGGTTCCAAGATCGCATCAGAGCTGGGTAACATGCGCGTGTCTGAGCAGATAGACGCCATTGAGATCATGGGCATCAATACCAAAGGTTATCTCATTTTACCCAAACTGGCCGCCGGCCTGCTCATGATCCCCTGCCTGGTGATCATAGCCGGTTTCCTGGGCATCTGGGGCGGCAAGACCGCTGGCCTGGCCTCCGGTATCATCTCTAACGATGAGTACTGGCGCGGCCTCCGCCAGGAATTTAAGCCCTACAACGTGTTCTTTGCCCTCACAAAATCTTACGCCTTCGCCTTCATCATTACTTCCATACCCTCTTTCTACGGCTACAACGTAAGCGGCGGCGCCCTGGAAATAGGTAAAGCCAGTACCCGTGCCGTGGTGGTAAGCTGCATCCTGATCCTCATTGCGGATTACGGCCTGTCTGCACTGCTGTTGTCAAATGGTTAA
- a CDS encoding alpha-2-macroglobulin family protein, with translation MRCISLLLLCLCFLTAVHGQSVNYDSLWRNVDSSEKHQLPQTALEQVNGIYAVAQRSGQPAQAVRALLYRVHLEGLLQLKGTQQDQETLLAAYDTATGPTRAVLALALAEFYLQKANYRSYRPAGDVTGDTSTNIATWSYRRLQKEVTAWQDKALAPAALLAQLPSASWRAMVVKGNVHSNPTLYDLILDRVLVQRMDMRARGMQWLDDNPYFASAAAFAAVQTFVQQPLPADTNGALRDVAALQFQLHNLLQRKDTAALLLADLQRVSYMHWAAGVKQPGADSSYYLPALQRMRAYYTGQEEEGAILCAMAQYYFAKDSLVLPKLLCDMAIALHPNAVSNADIKAMQSLITRPGFHLQTAAVSLPDRPILASAAYRNLHRVYCLLARDNDSLDRRMSDQNRQYLRGHSFRQWAQDLPDPGDFKEHRTEIKINALPPGRYVMLVSDTATFQSDAVSQLHFTVSGIAYLDQGNDCWLMDRQSGEPLAGMKVIVEGNDDDSIYFTDSEGHLKLKSGKEATSPDLTCIRGKDTLRITADVPAGYVADSRDEEEEPRMTYFTDRAVYRPGQPIYFKGIASNDAKTKVVAGYKDVIFLYNEEGDEMDSLAVKSNRYGSFSGVFKIPATAVPGRYNLSADNAIGDLDIEVAAYKRPRFEVKLDTVNHQYRLYDTVSIAGTAKAFAGFNLDQAKVRYHITSSPAGNWRWGGTPEGGHQVVEDSTSTDAGGHFLLRFPAVPDKKDTAAVFFVNVTVTDANGESHDAKLQLSLFRAYLHLELQVSDVMTAAALHQLTAVARNAGGRAVETPMNVTLYRVNTLPGAKRKRLWDAPDQYVMNRSTFEKDFPLDPYDDAGAEPHWPTGEKIWGQTVQSGHEKPFGLPVSNLPSGRYELCVQVYDTLHNLVERRDRFTYVNAVSGKAPFPTPLLVTGTGEQWVAGGAVSLNVCTDADTLYGIQTILTGKAGDARPSTKREIILLTKGVNHLTLQMPAEGQLTWDLATWHDGRLYHVIKHYVLQAQTGPDLRLEAHRDRLLPGEKTQWTLSLPAGTSAETMAWMYDASLDDIARLQPNVFYPAQSSFSVYWRNLWNNTRSSDDYDWYREPRFALMKPDALRLLEPVPEDGITEFMDQSAPMTMVESAAPGVAIYGTRAVSKMSLAGSLSDVVVVGYSTIRSVENPSNAALSQPPVTPRRNFAETAFFYPVLYPDAHGKMTLHFEMPESLTRWQFYSIAHDRNMRMTLLGDQVVTQQPLMVMPNAPRFLRAGDSLELPVKIISMTDKALTGNVQLALHDAATGAPLDAAFGNNGPSSSFTLSPGSSVTQAFRLQVPAHFSGALQYTVTARGGGFTDGEENTIPVLSKTILITSTLPLPVSGDGTHTFTLPALLHSDTAAMLQQHSLKLEYTANPAWNAVQALPFLMEYPYECAEQTFNRYYANALAGYLVSSMPRLQEVFKQWARNGSTTLTSTLSKNEDLKNALLAETPWVLDAAGDAARKQHVGLLFDLYKLGVEKSNAKARLAYMQLGNGAFPWFSGGVEDRYITQYVVAGMGRLQKLSLSGATDGTMQQVIKQALLYLDKRIAKDSGYAALNIHYLYARSFFPGVPIDSAARPRIAQLMGTVAQHWTQYSSYEQAMLAVTLYRHHDEAKARQIMASLKENGIRDGEQGTYWKDMQPGYHWQQGPIEAAAQMLEAFNEITQDTVMVNGIKTWLLRNKQVQGWSNSKATADACYALLLQGGNWLAGSPTVHITVGGEAAAPTSTDAGTGYISQQWNVAAIRPAMGEVTITTSGTHGQPSWGALYWQYFQDMDHVQRAQTNLQLQKQLYITNSETLLPVTAAHPVKVGDKITVRLTITTDRDMDYVQLKDLRAAGLEPVETLSGYQYDAGLSYYRATLDVSTSFFFSRLPQGTHVLEYQVYATHVGDFANGITTLQCMYAPEFSAHSGGQRIVIAQ, from the coding sequence ATGCGTTGTATATCCCTCCTGTTGCTATGCCTGTGCTTTCTTACGGCCGTCCATGGCCAGTCTGTTAATTATGATAGCCTGTGGCGAAATGTGGATTCAAGTGAAAAGCATCAACTACCCCAAACTGCGCTGGAGCAGGTAAACGGGATCTATGCGGTGGCACAACGCAGCGGGCAGCCCGCACAGGCCGTGCGTGCCCTCCTGTACCGGGTGCACCTGGAAGGACTGCTGCAACTGAAAGGCACGCAGCAGGACCAGGAAACCCTGCTGGCAGCTTATGACACGGCCACGGGCCCCACCCGGGCGGTGCTGGCCCTGGCGTTGGCAGAATTTTACCTGCAGAAAGCTAACTACCGGTCATACCGCCCCGCCGGCGACGTAACCGGCGATACCTCCACCAACATTGCTACCTGGTCGTACCGCAGGCTTCAAAAAGAAGTCACCGCCTGGCAGGATAAAGCACTGGCGCCCGCGGCCCTGCTGGCGCAACTGCCTTCCGCGTCATGGCGCGCCATGGTGGTAAAAGGCAATGTGCACAGCAATCCCACCCTCTATGATCTTATACTGGACCGTGTGCTGGTGCAGCGTATGGACATGCGGGCCCGTGGCATGCAGTGGCTGGACGACAACCCTTATTTTGCCAGTGCGGCAGCTTTTGCAGCGGTGCAAACTTTTGTACAGCAACCCTTGCCGGCAGACACGAACGGGGCGCTGCGCGATGTAGCTGCCCTGCAGTTCCAGTTGCATAACCTGCTGCAACGGAAAGACACCGCTGCCCTGCTGCTGGCAGACCTGCAGCGGGTAAGTTATATGCACTGGGCCGCGGGCGTAAAGCAGCCAGGTGCTGACAGCAGCTATTACCTGCCGGCACTGCAACGCATGCGGGCGTACTATACCGGCCAGGAAGAAGAAGGAGCTATCCTGTGCGCCATGGCGCAATATTATTTTGCCAAAGACTCCCTGGTCCTGCCCAAACTGCTTTGCGACATGGCCATTGCCCTGCATCCCAATGCCGTTAGCAACGCGGATATCAAGGCAATGCAATCGCTTATCACCCGCCCTGGTTTCCACCTGCAAACCGCTGCCGTAAGCCTGCCGGACCGGCCCATCCTGGCCAGTGCGGCATACCGGAACCTGCACCGGGTGTACTGCCTGCTGGCCCGGGATAATGATAGCCTGGACCGCCGGATGTCAGATCAAAACAGGCAATACCTGCGCGGGCATTCCTTCCGCCAGTGGGCGCAGGACCTCCCAGATCCGGGTGACTTCAAGGAGCACCGCACGGAGATAAAGATCAATGCATTGCCACCCGGCAGGTACGTGATGCTGGTGAGCGATACCGCTACGTTTCAATCGGACGCTGTTTCCCAACTGCATTTCACCGTATCCGGCATTGCTTACCTGGACCAGGGAAATGACTGCTGGCTGATGGACCGGCAAAGTGGGGAGCCGCTGGCAGGCATGAAGGTGATCGTGGAAGGGAATGATGACGATAGCATTTATTTCACTGACAGTGAAGGGCACCTGAAGCTGAAAAGCGGGAAAGAGGCCACCTCCCCGGACCTTACCTGCATACGCGGAAAGGATACGCTGCGCATCACGGCAGATGTGCCCGCAGGCTACGTGGCGGATAGCCGCGATGAGGAAGAGGAACCAAGGATGACCTACTTCACGGACCGCGCCGTGTACCGCCCCGGCCAGCCCATTTACTTCAAAGGCATAGCCAGTAATGATGCCAAAACAAAAGTGGTTGCGGGCTATAAGGACGTGATCTTCCTGTACAATGAAGAAGGGGATGAAATGGATTCCCTGGCGGTAAAAAGTAACCGCTACGGCTCTTTTTCCGGCGTATTCAAAATACCGGCCACCGCGGTGCCCGGCAGGTACAACCTATCGGCAGATAATGCGATAGGAGACCTTGATATTGAAGTGGCAGCCTATAAACGCCCCCGCTTTGAAGTGAAGCTGGACACGGTAAACCACCAATATCGTTTATACGACACCGTTAGTATCGCGGGTACGGCAAAAGCATTCGCCGGTTTTAACCTGGACCAGGCCAAAGTGCGCTACCACATTACGTCTTCACCGGCCGGAAACTGGCGGTGGGGCGGTACGCCCGAGGGCGGGCACCAGGTGGTGGAAGATAGTACCAGCACCGATGCCGGGGGTCACTTCTTACTGCGCTTCCCCGCCGTGCCGGATAAAAAAGATACCGCCGCTGTGTTCTTTGTAAATGTGACCGTGACAGATGCCAATGGAGAAAGCCATGATGCAAAATTACAGCTCTCCCTTTTCCGGGCCTACCTGCACCTGGAGCTGCAGGTAAGCGACGTGATGACCGCGGCAGCACTGCACCAGCTCACCGCCGTGGCCCGCAATGCGGGTGGCAGGGCCGTGGAAACGCCCATGAACGTAACCTTGTACCGCGTAAATACGCTCCCCGGCGCAAAGCGCAAACGCCTGTGGGATGCGCCGGACCAGTATGTGATGAACCGGTCCACTTTTGAAAAAGATTTTCCCCTGGACCCGTATGACGATGCTGGTGCGGAGCCACATTGGCCTACCGGGGAAAAAATATGGGGGCAAACCGTGCAAAGTGGTCATGAAAAGCCATTTGGACTACCGGTAAGTAACCTGCCCTCCGGCCGCTACGAGTTGTGTGTGCAGGTGTACGATACGCTGCACAACCTGGTGGAGCGGCGGGACCGCTTTACGTACGTTAATGCGGTCTCTGGCAAAGCCCCTTTCCCCACACCTTTACTGGTGACGGGAACCGGGGAGCAATGGGTTGCAGGAGGGGCGGTATCACTGAACGTCTGCACTGATGCAGACACCCTGTACGGCATACAAACTATCCTTACCGGCAAGGCGGGCGATGCCAGGCCATCCACTAAACGCGAGATCATTTTACTCACCAAGGGCGTGAACCACCTTACCCTGCAAATGCCCGCGGAAGGCCAGCTCACCTGGGACCTGGCCACCTGGCATGATGGGCGCCTGTACCACGTAATTAAGCACTATGTGCTGCAGGCACAAACAGGCCCGGACCTGCGCCTGGAGGCTCACCGGGACCGGCTGCTGCCCGGTGAGAAAACGCAGTGGACCCTTTCACTACCCGCCGGTACCTCCGCGGAAACCATGGCCTGGATGTACGATGCCTCCCTGGATGATATTGCGCGGCTGCAGCCCAATGTTTTCTATCCTGCCCAGTCATCTTTCAGCGTGTACTGGCGCAACCTGTGGAATAACACCCGGAGCTCAGATGACTACGATTGGTACCGCGAGCCGCGTTTTGCTTTAATGAAGCCGGACGCACTGCGACTATTGGAGCCGGTGCCAGAGGATGGCATCACGGAATTTATGGACCAATCCGCACCAATGACCATGGTGGAAAGCGCGGCACCGGGTGTGGCCATTTACGGTACACGCGCTGTAAGTAAAATGTCATTGGCAGGCAGCCTATCCGATGTAGTGGTAGTAGGCTATAGCACCATCAGGAGCGTAGAAAATCCTTCCAACGCAGCCCTGTCCCAGCCCCCCGTAACACCCCGGCGCAACTTTGCAGAAACTGCTTTCTTCTATCCGGTCCTCTACCCGGACGCCCATGGAAAAATGACCCTGCATTTTGAAATGCCGGAATCCCTGACCCGCTGGCAGTTCTACAGCATTGCCCACGACCGTAACATGCGCATGACCCTGCTGGGCGACCAGGTGGTAACCCAGCAACCCCTCATGGTAATGCCCAACGCCCCCCGCTTTCTCCGCGCGGGCGACAGCCTGGAACTGCCGGTAAAGATCATCAGCATGACGGATAAAGCCCTTACCGGCAATGTACAACTGGCGCTGCACGATGCTGCCACCGGGGCCCCGCTGGACGCGGCTTTTGGCAACAATGGGCCTTCTTCATCTTTCACATTATCACCCGGCAGCTCCGTTACACAGGCATTCCGCCTGCAGGTGCCCGCGCATTTCAGCGGCGCCCTGCAATACACGGTAACGGCCCGTGGAGGCGGGTTTACAGATGGGGAGGAGAACACCATCCCGGTATTGTCCAAAACCATCCTCATCACCAGCACGCTGCCACTGCCGGTTTCCGGCGATGGCACCCACACATTTACCCTGCCCGCGCTGCTGCACAGTGATACAGCGGCCATGCTGCAGCAACACTCCCTGAAACTGGAATACACCGCAAACCCCGCCTGGAACGCGGTACAGGCGCTGCCTTTCCTCATGGAGTACCCGTACGAATGCGCAGAGCAAACCTTTAACCGCTACTATGCAAATGCCCTTGCCGGCTACCTGGTATCTTCCATGCCCCGCCTTCAGGAAGTGTTTAAGCAATGGGCACGCAACGGCAGCACTACACTCACCAGCACCCTTTCCAAAAACGAAGACCTGAAAAATGCCCTGCTGGCAGAAACACCCTGGGTGCTGGACGCCGCCGGCGATGCTGCCCGCAAACAACACGTGGGCCTGCTCTTTGACCTGTACAAACTGGGCGTGGAAAAATCAAACGCCAAAGCCAGGCTGGCCTACATGCAGCTGGGCAATGGCGCCTTCCCCTGGTTCAGCGGTGGCGTGGAAGACCGCTACATCACGCAGTACGTCGTGGCCGGCATGGGACGCCTGCAAAAGCTTTCGCTCTCCGGCGCCACAGATGGAACCATGCAACAGGTTATAAAGCAGGCATTGTTGTACCTGGATAAAAGGATCGCGAAGGATAGTGGTTATGCAGCATTAAACATCCACTATTTGTACGCCCGCAGCTTTTTTCCCGGTGTGCCCATAGACTCCGCCGCGCGCCCGCGCATAGCGCAGTTGATGGGCACGGTCGCACAGCACTGGACGCAGTACAGCAGCTATGAACAGGCTATGCTGGCCGTAACGCTCTACCGGCACCATGATGAAGCCAAAGCCCGGCAGATCATGGCATCCCTGAAGGAAAACGGCATCCGTGATGGAGAGCAGGGCACTTACTGGAAAGACATGCAGCCCGGCTATCACTGGCAGCAGGGGCCCATTGAAGCAGCGGCGCAAATGTTGGAAGCCTTTAATGAGATAACACAGGATACGGTGATGGTAAATGGCATTAAAACGTGGCTGCTGCGCAATAAGCAGGTACAGGGCTGGAGCAACAGCAAGGCCACGGCAGATGCGTGTTACGCCCTGCTGTTGCAGGGAGGTAACTGGCTGGCTGGCAGCCCCACGGTGCACATTACGGTAGGCGGTGAAGCTGCCGCTCCCACCAGCACAGATGCCGGCACCGGCTACATCAGCCAGCAGTGGAACGTGGCCGCCATACGGCCGGCAATGGGCGAGGTTACCATAACCACCAGCGGCACCCATGGCCAGCCATCCTGGGGAGCCCTTTACTGGCAATACTTCCAGGACATGGACCATGTGCAGCGTGCGCAAACGAACTTACAGTTACAAAAACAACTCTATATTACCAATAGTGAAACGCTGCTGCCGGTTACAGCTGCACACCCGGTAAAAGTAGGTGATAAGATCACCGTGCGCCTCACCATCACCACGGACCGTGATATGGACTACGTGCAGCTGAAAGACTTGCGGGCAGCAGGTTTGGAGCCGGTGGAAACACTGAGCGGGTACCAGTATGACGCAGGATTATCTTACTACCGCGCCACGCTGGATGTGTCTACCAGCTTCTTTTTCAGCCGCCTGCCCCAAGGTACGCACGTACTGGAGTACCAGGTGTATGCCACGCATGTGGGCGATTTTGCGAACGGCATCACTACGCTGCAATGCATGTATGCGCCGGAATTCAGCGCCCATAGCGGTGGCCAGCGCATCGTGATTGCGCAGTAG
- a CDS encoding DUF4293 domain-containing protein: protein MIQRIQSLYLLLAAIAGAATWYFPLWHATLTNGTQVEFHAPQSYLLFIVLMIIVALAAVSIFLYKNRKLQFRLTVLNVILAIAATALQYIKVQAEGNQLQANNLGPVTASYLPAAFLPIVITVLLLLAARGIYKDEKLIKSLDRLR from the coding sequence ATGATACAACGGATACAATCGCTCTACTTATTACTGGCAGCCATTGCGGGCGCTGCCACCTGGTACTTTCCGCTGTGGCATGCCACGCTGACCAATGGCACACAGGTGGAGTTTCATGCTCCTCAAAGTTACCTGTTGTTTATAGTACTGATGATCATCGTAGCCCTGGCCGCGGTGAGTATTTTCCTGTATAAGAACCGCAAACTGCAATTCCGCCTTACGGTGTTGAATGTGATCCTGGCCATTGCGGCCACTGCCCTGCAATACATTAAGGTGCAGGCAGAAGGCAACCAGCTGCAGGCCAATAACCTGGGGCCTGTTACGGCCAGCTACCTGCCGGCTGCATTCCTGCCTATTGTGATCACCGTATTGCTGCTGCTCGCTGCAAGGGGGATCTATAAAGATGAGAAACTGATCAAATCACTCGACCGTTTGCGATAA